The sequence below is a genomic window from Rudanella lutea DSM 19387.
ATGGTGAGGGGAATTTCTGGCTTGCCACCATCAACAGCGGCCTGTTGCTTATTCCGTCGATGCAGGTAAACGTCATTGCACCGGGGCGGCCGTTTACGCGCTTGCAGGCACTCCCCCACAAACGGCAGTTGTATTTCGGGACCGCCACCGGCGAACTGGCCCGGCTGGACCTCACGCAGGGGTCGACCACCCCGCTCTACAAAGGCACCAGCAATACCGAAGTGATCTCACTCCATTACGACACCACCGCCCGCCAGTTGTTTTTCAGCTCCGACCTGTTTCGCCGGTGGTACAACGGCCGCACCGATTTTTCGCAGTTGCTCTCGGTCAAAGACATTGCCTCGTTCGATCAGAACCGGCTGGCTATTGCCGCTACGGGGTTTCTGGGTGTCGTGTCGCGACGCAAACCCGAAGCCGCGCACGAAATCAATCTGAGCACCGCCCGTAACCGGGCGGTGGTGGTTCACCCAACTACCAAAACCCTGTACGCAGCCACATCGAAGGGATTCTGGCAATATCCGAGCGGTCGGCCGGGATCCGAAATCAAGGCCGACCATGAGTCATTATCCCTCTCCGACCTGACCCTGACCGATGGCCCAGCACCACTCGTGTTTGCAGCCAGTACCAACAATGGTATTTATGCGTTCGAGGGGGCCCGGCAAACGTTGCACCTGACCGAAAAAGACGGTTTGGCCGACAATGCCGTGTACCGCATTCAGGCGTATAAAAACCAGATCTGGTGGCTCACCGAGAAGGCCGCCCAGAGCTTCGACCTGCGTACGCGCACAATCCGCACCTACGACCGCACCGATGGCCTGCCCGATACTGACCTGAAAGATCTGGCGGTTGTCGACGACATGGTGTACGTGGCCACGCTATCGGGTTTGGTGCGTTTTCCGCGCAATCTGCCCGCCACCAATACCCACCGGCCCCGGCTCGTGGTCACCCGGCTTTTGTGCAACAAACAGGCCTTTTCGCTCGATAAAAAACCCCGCTTTGCCTACGACCAGAACAACGTCGAGATTCATTTCTCGGTGCTGTCGTTTCGGAGTCAGGGCGACGTACGGGTCAACTACCGCATCAACGGGCAAGCCTGGGTTACCCTCGACCCCGGCGTGCGGATGCTTAGCCTGCCCTCGCTCGCACCCGACGACTACGTGGTCCAGATTCGGGTCGAAAACGAAGACGGCCTCAGTAGTCAGCAAACCCTGACGGTGAAGTTTGTGGTGCAGAGCCCTTTCTGGCTCAGCTATCCGTTTCTGGGTGCCCTCATGCTGGCCATTGCGGGGTTGGTATACGGTAGCAATCAGCGACGTCTGTCGCGGCAGCAGCGCGAGTCGGCCTTGCAGGCCGAAAAAGCCGCCCTGCAACAGGAGTTACAGAAATCCCGGCTGACGGCCATCAAGTCGCAGATGAACCCCCACTTCATTTTTAACGCCCTCAATACCATCCAGTTGTACATCTATCTCAACGAGAAACAACAGGCATCCAGCTATCTGGTGAAGTTCAGCGAGCTGACG
It includes:
- a CDS encoding sensor histidine kinase translates to MRALFIFLLLLGSHGLVAQQVSYQRLDKASGLPSNTIYDLMQDQQGFIWLATDKGLYRYDGVLYQPYRNHSQNDKGLSNLMLDGAGRIWCQNFSGQFFFVEADSLRYCSVVEPLGSYYPAVMLNGFSLVNFGPHSLRVLDTRTLRLTNSLPLSYVHYSPYAFSDEQAIYLFSGGQQRALRVPLNGPPTYIPNEPGLATFYVVKVRKHTFLIPKADATRLVVQRPDGGRQVIELGHKGLIQNVRVINDRYLGLFCSAGFYLLDMNNPLPQRLSVQLPDKNCTGLMLDGEGNFWLATINSGLLLIPSMQVNVIAPGRPFTRLQALPHKRQLYFGTATGELARLDLTQGSTTPLYKGTSNTEVISLHYDTTARQLFFSSDLFRRWYNGRTDFSQLLSVKDIASFDQNRLAIAATGFLGVVSRRKPEAAHEINLSTARNRAVVVHPTTKTLYAATSKGFWQYPSGRPGSEIKADHESLSLSDLTLTDGPAPLVFAASTNNGIYAFEGARQTLHLTEKDGLADNAVYRIQAYKNQIWWLTEKAAQSFDLRTRTIRTYDRTDGLPDTDLKDLAVVDDMVYVATLSGLVRFPRNLPATNTHRPRLVVTRLLCNKQAFSLDKKPRFAYDQNNVEIHFSVLSFRSQGDVRVNYRINGQAWVTLDPGVRMLSLPSLAPDDYVVQIRVENEDGLSSQQTLTVKFVVQSPFWLSYPFLGALMLAIAGLVYGSNQRRLSRQQRESALQAEKAALQQELQKSRLTAIKSQMNPHFIFNALNTIQLYIYLNEKQQASSYLVKFSELTRMILDMSNDETVALADELKAIRLYLELEQMRFEDSLHCQLVVANDLDIDHIRIPSMLIQPYIENAIKHGLMHKKHDRHLLVDFRQTGPWLEVTIDDDGVGRQKSAEINQQRARRHESFATQANQKRLELLNDGDHSHIGIRIIDKYDAFHKPAGTTVILHIPVLT